One window from the genome of Clarias gariepinus isolate MV-2021 ecotype Netherlands chromosome 15, CGAR_prim_01v2, whole genome shotgun sequence encodes:
- the tpcn2 gene encoding two pore channel protein 2 isoform X3 has product MRDGECYSKLYGYSSHFTDYETTYKQQGDEDLYIQQAVVFIEDAIQYRSINHKIDSRSLGLYRWYYSRICQWGLGFTIAVILALAFVEKPSSITYTSDPRFRPKPWEPPCGLPEAIEMICLCIFIMDVVAKSYLIGWEEFRSNKWLIGYVLVIAVSVIDCTISFAMLCDTTLRVRRLIRPFFLLQNSSLMKKTLKCIKRTLPEIASVILLLALHLCLFTMIGMLIFPRSEDSSKNGEWEVYFKNLPRALSSLLVLLTTANNPDVMVLAYSLNRGYTIFFILFSVCGTYILMNLLTAIIYNQFRGYLLMSVQASILRRRLGIRAAFRVLCCPSQSQTHHSEDHVKRVQVNTVLQVMRRVQMTSHYRQAVIKAAQEIQDGFIDGETFQKLFDELDKEHIKEHPPKPEYSSSALQLIQKACSHYYFNVTGNVVALANVICICTILVLDSEKTVTERNDYYMEVINWAFIIYYLIEMILKLIALGWKGYLSYKNNIFDGFFTVVLLILQITIFVVFKIKNPKSMACQVGDISLWELVRLVNMLIVFRFLRIIPEIKLMALVASTLVDLVKNLRAFAGILLVVYYVYAVIGIWLFQGAITPPSSSSGNGTSNFTMECGSYEQLEYWPNNFDDFASSLVLLYDVMVVNNWQVFMDAYTRYTTEWSKVYFVSWWFTSSVMWVNLFVALILENFTYKWDKSYALSVSDVERTNYEVPVQVMFREHIQEPSLEDVENQLQCLPHLHLPRWSLQSHSP; this is encoded by the exons ATGAGAGATGGAGAATGTTATTCCAAATTGTACGGTTACAGCAGCCATTTCACAGATTATGAAACAACATACAAGCAACAag GTGATGAAGACCTGTATATCCAGCAAGCTGTTGTATTTATTGAAGATGCCATTCAG TATCGGTCCATCAATCATAAGATTGACTCAAGATCTTTGGGCTTGTACAGATGGTACTACTCCAGAATATGTCAGTG GGGTCTTGGTTTTACCATTGCTGTGATTCTGGCTCTTGCCTTTGTGGAGAAACCTTCCTCGATCACTTACACATCCGACCCCCGCTTCAGGCCCAAACCCTGGGAGCCTCCATGTGGTCTTCCTGAGGCCATAGAGATGATCTGCCTCTGCATCTTCATCATGGACGTTGTGGCTAAG AGTTATTTGATTGGATGGGAGGAATTTCGTTCGAATAAATGGCTGATTGGCTACGTGCTGGTTATAGCGGTATCAGTCATCGACTGCACGATCTCTTTTGCCATGCTGTGTGATACG ACCTTACGAGTCAGGAGACTGATTCGGCCATTTTTCCTCCTGCAAAATTCCTCCTTGATGAAGAAAACTCTAAAATGCATCAAAAGGACACTTCCAGAAATAGCAAG tgTGATCCTGCTTCTGGCCCTTCACCTATGTTTATTTACCATGATCGGTATGCTGATCTTCCCCAGATCTGAG GATTCATCAAAGAATGGAGAATGGGAGGTTTACTTCAAAAACCTGCCTAGGGCCTTGTCCTCCCTGCTTGTGCTGCTGACGACTGCTAATAACCCAGACG TGATGGTTCTTGCATATTCGCTGAATCGGggatatacaatattttttatacttttcagCGTATGTG GAACCTATATCTTGATGAATTTGCTCACCGCTATTATCTACAACCAGTTCCGAGGCTATTTACTG ATGTCAGTGCAGGCCTCTATTTTAAGGAGACGTCTGGGGATCAGAGCTGCATTTAGGGTGCTGTGCTGTCCGAGTCAAAGCCAAACCCATCATTCTGAAGATCATGT aaAGAGAGTTCAAGTGAATACAGTGCTGCAGGTAATGAGACGAGTGCAGATGACATCACACTACAGACAAGCTGTCATTAAG GCTGCTCAGGAAATCCAAGATGGTTTTATTGATGGTGAAACATTTCAAAAGCTGTTTGATGAACTGGATAAGGAGCACATCAAAGAG CACCCACCGAAACCAGAGTACAGCTCCTCTGCCCTCCAGCTGATCCAAAAGGCATGTAGTCATTACTACTTCAATGTAACAGGAAACGTGGTGGCTCTCGCCAACGTCATCTGCATCTGT ACAATCTTGGTGCTGGATTCAGAAAAAACTGTAACTGAACGAAATGATTACTACATGGAG GTCATTAATTGGGCTTTTATCATCTACTATCTAATAGAGATGATACTGAAGCTGATTGCGCTCGGTTGGAAGGGTTACCTCTCTTACAAAAATAACATCTTTGACGGTTTCTTCACCGTCGTTCTGCTg ATCCTCCAGATTACAATTTTCGTTGTGTTCAAGATTAAAAATCCAAAATC GATGGCGTGCCAGGTCGGAGACATATCTTTATGGGAACTGGTGCGACTTGTCAACATGCTGATCGTCTTCCGTTTCCTCAGGATCATTCCAGAAATTAAG TTGATGGCTCTAGTGGCCAGTACTCTTGTGGACCTTGTGAAAAACCTGCGGGCTTTTGCCGGGATTCTGTTG GTGGTGTACTACGTGTATGCTGTTATTGGTATCTGGCTTTTCCAAGGAGCCATTACTCCTCCAAGTTcaag CAGTGGGAATGGTACATCCAACTTCACCATGGAGTGTGGCTCCTACGAACAGCTGGAGTATTGGCCGAACAACTTCGATGACTTCGCT TCATCCTTAGTTCTGCTGTATGACGTGATGGTGGTGAATAACTGGCAGGTCTTTATGGATGCTTACACAAGATATACCACTGA GTGGTCGAAGGTGTACTTTGTATCCTGGTGGTTCACCTCGTCTGTCATGTGGGTCAATTTGTTTGTGGCTCTGATTTTGGAG AACTTCACCTACAAATGGGACAAGAGTTATGCGCTGAGTGTATCAGATGTGGAGAGGACAAACTATGAGGTCCCAGTGCAGGTCATGTTCAG AGAGCACATCCAAGAGCCAAGTCTAGAGGATGTAGAGAACCAACTTCAGTGTCTCCCACATCTTCATCTTCCTCGCTGGTCCCTGCAGTCACACAGTCCTTAA
- the tpcn2 gene encoding two pore channel protein 2 isoform X2, with amino-acid sequence MEAEPLLASERRARDSPDYGSRHDSQSDSQSESKGTSRLSDSHSRDSLHGEECDEDLYIQQAVVFIEDAIQYRSINHKIDSRSLGLYRWYYSRICQWGLGFTIAVILALAFVEKPSSITYTSDPRFRPKPWEPPCGLPEAIEMICLCIFIMDVVAKSYLIGWEEFRSNKWLIGYVLVIAVSVIDCTISFAMLCDTTLRVRRLIRPFFLLQNSSLMKKTLKCIKRTLPEIASVILLLALHLCLFTMIGMLIFPRSEDSSKNGEWEVYFKNLPRALSSLLVLLTTANNPDVMVLAYSLNRGYTIFFILFSVCGTYILMNLLTAIIYNQFRGYLLMSVQASILRRRLGIRAAFRVLCCPSQSQTHHSEDHVKRVQVNTVLQVMRRVQMTSHYRQAVIKAAQEIQDGFIDGETFQKLFDELDKEHIKEHPPKPEYSSSALQLIQKACSHYYFNVTGNVVALANVICICTILVLDSEKTVTERNDYYMEVINWAFIIYYLIEMILKLIALGWKGYLSYKNNIFDGFFTVVLLILQITIFVVFKIKNPKSMACQVGDISLWELVRLVNMLIVFRFLRIIPEIKLMALVASTLVDLVKNLRAFAGILLVVYYVYAVIGIWLFQGAITPPSSSGNGTSNFTMECGSYEQLEYWPNNFDDFASSLVLLYDVMVVNNWQVFMDAYTRYTTEWSKVYFVSWWFTSSVMWVNLFVALILENFTYKWDKSYALSVSDVERTNYEVPVQVMFREHIQEPSLEDVENQLQCLPHLHLPRWSLQSHSP; translated from the exons ATGGAAGCGGAGCCGCTGTTAGCATCAGAACGCAGGGCGCGCGACTCGCCGGATTACGGCTCGCGACATGACTCTCAATCAGACTCGCAGTCTGAGTCGAAGGGGACGAGTCGACTCTCTGATTCACACAGCAGGGACTCACTGCATGGCGAAGAAT GTGATGAAGACCTGTATATCCAGCAAGCTGTTGTATTTATTGAAGATGCCATTCAG TATCGGTCCATCAATCATAAGATTGACTCAAGATCTTTGGGCTTGTACAGATGGTACTACTCCAGAATATGTCAGTG GGGTCTTGGTTTTACCATTGCTGTGATTCTGGCTCTTGCCTTTGTGGAGAAACCTTCCTCGATCACTTACACATCCGACCCCCGCTTCAGGCCCAAACCCTGGGAGCCTCCATGTGGTCTTCCTGAGGCCATAGAGATGATCTGCCTCTGCATCTTCATCATGGACGTTGTGGCTAAG AGTTATTTGATTGGATGGGAGGAATTTCGTTCGAATAAATGGCTGATTGGCTACGTGCTGGTTATAGCGGTATCAGTCATCGACTGCACGATCTCTTTTGCCATGCTGTGTGATACG ACCTTACGAGTCAGGAGACTGATTCGGCCATTTTTCCTCCTGCAAAATTCCTCCTTGATGAAGAAAACTCTAAAATGCATCAAAAGGACACTTCCAGAAATAGCAAG tgTGATCCTGCTTCTGGCCCTTCACCTATGTTTATTTACCATGATCGGTATGCTGATCTTCCCCAGATCTGAG GATTCATCAAAGAATGGAGAATGGGAGGTTTACTTCAAAAACCTGCCTAGGGCCTTGTCCTCCCTGCTTGTGCTGCTGACGACTGCTAATAACCCAGACG TGATGGTTCTTGCATATTCGCTGAATCGGggatatacaatattttttatacttttcagCGTATGTG GAACCTATATCTTGATGAATTTGCTCACCGCTATTATCTACAACCAGTTCCGAGGCTATTTACTG ATGTCAGTGCAGGCCTCTATTTTAAGGAGACGTCTGGGGATCAGAGCTGCATTTAGGGTGCTGTGCTGTCCGAGTCAAAGCCAAACCCATCATTCTGAAGATCATGT aaAGAGAGTTCAAGTGAATACAGTGCTGCAGGTAATGAGACGAGTGCAGATGACATCACACTACAGACAAGCTGTCATTAAG GCTGCTCAGGAAATCCAAGATGGTTTTATTGATGGTGAAACATTTCAAAAGCTGTTTGATGAACTGGATAAGGAGCACATCAAAGAG CACCCACCGAAACCAGAGTACAGCTCCTCTGCCCTCCAGCTGATCCAAAAGGCATGTAGTCATTACTACTTCAATGTAACAGGAAACGTGGTGGCTCTCGCCAACGTCATCTGCATCTGT ACAATCTTGGTGCTGGATTCAGAAAAAACTGTAACTGAACGAAATGATTACTACATGGAG GTCATTAATTGGGCTTTTATCATCTACTATCTAATAGAGATGATACTGAAGCTGATTGCGCTCGGTTGGAAGGGTTACCTCTCTTACAAAAATAACATCTTTGACGGTTTCTTCACCGTCGTTCTGCTg ATCCTCCAGATTACAATTTTCGTTGTGTTCAAGATTAAAAATCCAAAATC GATGGCGTGCCAGGTCGGAGACATATCTTTATGGGAACTGGTGCGACTTGTCAACATGCTGATCGTCTTCCGTTTCCTCAGGATCATTCCAGAAATTAAG TTGATGGCTCTAGTGGCCAGTACTCTTGTGGACCTTGTGAAAAACCTGCGGGCTTTTGCCGGGATTCTGTTG GTGGTGTACTACGTGTATGCTGTTATTGGTATCTGGCTTTTCCAAGGAGCCATTACTCCTCCAAGTTcaag TGGGAATGGTACATCCAACTTCACCATGGAGTGTGGCTCCTACGAACAGCTGGAGTATTGGCCGAACAACTTCGATGACTTCGCT TCATCCTTAGTTCTGCTGTATGACGTGATGGTGGTGAATAACTGGCAGGTCTTTATGGATGCTTACACAAGATATACCACTGA GTGGTCGAAGGTGTACTTTGTATCCTGGTGGTTCACCTCGTCTGTCATGTGGGTCAATTTGTTTGTGGCTCTGATTTTGGAG AACTTCACCTACAAATGGGACAAGAGTTATGCGCTGAGTGTATCAGATGTGGAGAGGACAAACTATGAGGTCCCAGTGCAGGTCATGTTCAG AGAGCACATCCAAGAGCCAAGTCTAGAGGATGTAGAGAACCAACTTCAGTGTCTCCCACATCTTCATCTTCCTCGCTGGTCCCTGCAGTCACACAGTCCTTAA
- the tpcn2 gene encoding two pore channel protein 2 isoform X1: MEAEPLLASERRARDSPDYGSRHDSQSDSQSESKGTSRLSDSHSRDSLHGEECDEDLYIQQAVVFIEDAIQYRSINHKIDSRSLGLYRWYYSRICQWGLGFTIAVILALAFVEKPSSITYTSDPRFRPKPWEPPCGLPEAIEMICLCIFIMDVVAKSYLIGWEEFRSNKWLIGYVLVIAVSVIDCTISFAMLCDTTLRVRRLIRPFFLLQNSSLMKKTLKCIKRTLPEIASVILLLALHLCLFTMIGMLIFPRSEDSSKNGEWEVYFKNLPRALSSLLVLLTTANNPDVMVLAYSLNRGYTIFFILFSVCGTYILMNLLTAIIYNQFRGYLLMSVQASILRRRLGIRAAFRVLCCPSQSQTHHSEDHVKRVQVNTVLQVMRRVQMTSHYRQAVIKAAQEIQDGFIDGETFQKLFDELDKEHIKEHPPKPEYSSSALQLIQKACSHYYFNVTGNVVALANVICICTILVLDSEKTVTERNDYYMEVINWAFIIYYLIEMILKLIALGWKGYLSYKNNIFDGFFTVVLLILQITIFVVFKIKNPKSMACQVGDISLWELVRLVNMLIVFRFLRIIPEIKLMALVASTLVDLVKNLRAFAGILLVVYYVYAVIGIWLFQGAITPPSSSSGNGTSNFTMECGSYEQLEYWPNNFDDFASSLVLLYDVMVVNNWQVFMDAYTRYTTEWSKVYFVSWWFTSSVMWVNLFVALILENFTYKWDKSYALSVSDVERTNYEVPVQVMFREHIQEPSLEDVENQLQCLPHLHLPRWSLQSHSP; encoded by the exons ATGGAAGCGGAGCCGCTGTTAGCATCAGAACGCAGGGCGCGCGACTCGCCGGATTACGGCTCGCGACATGACTCTCAATCAGACTCGCAGTCTGAGTCGAAGGGGACGAGTCGACTCTCTGATTCACACAGCAGGGACTCACTGCATGGCGAAGAAT GTGATGAAGACCTGTATATCCAGCAAGCTGTTGTATTTATTGAAGATGCCATTCAG TATCGGTCCATCAATCATAAGATTGACTCAAGATCTTTGGGCTTGTACAGATGGTACTACTCCAGAATATGTCAGTG GGGTCTTGGTTTTACCATTGCTGTGATTCTGGCTCTTGCCTTTGTGGAGAAACCTTCCTCGATCACTTACACATCCGACCCCCGCTTCAGGCCCAAACCCTGGGAGCCTCCATGTGGTCTTCCTGAGGCCATAGAGATGATCTGCCTCTGCATCTTCATCATGGACGTTGTGGCTAAG AGTTATTTGATTGGATGGGAGGAATTTCGTTCGAATAAATGGCTGATTGGCTACGTGCTGGTTATAGCGGTATCAGTCATCGACTGCACGATCTCTTTTGCCATGCTGTGTGATACG ACCTTACGAGTCAGGAGACTGATTCGGCCATTTTTCCTCCTGCAAAATTCCTCCTTGATGAAGAAAACTCTAAAATGCATCAAAAGGACACTTCCAGAAATAGCAAG tgTGATCCTGCTTCTGGCCCTTCACCTATGTTTATTTACCATGATCGGTATGCTGATCTTCCCCAGATCTGAG GATTCATCAAAGAATGGAGAATGGGAGGTTTACTTCAAAAACCTGCCTAGGGCCTTGTCCTCCCTGCTTGTGCTGCTGACGACTGCTAATAACCCAGACG TGATGGTTCTTGCATATTCGCTGAATCGGggatatacaatattttttatacttttcagCGTATGTG GAACCTATATCTTGATGAATTTGCTCACCGCTATTATCTACAACCAGTTCCGAGGCTATTTACTG ATGTCAGTGCAGGCCTCTATTTTAAGGAGACGTCTGGGGATCAGAGCTGCATTTAGGGTGCTGTGCTGTCCGAGTCAAAGCCAAACCCATCATTCTGAAGATCATGT aaAGAGAGTTCAAGTGAATACAGTGCTGCAGGTAATGAGACGAGTGCAGATGACATCACACTACAGACAAGCTGTCATTAAG GCTGCTCAGGAAATCCAAGATGGTTTTATTGATGGTGAAACATTTCAAAAGCTGTTTGATGAACTGGATAAGGAGCACATCAAAGAG CACCCACCGAAACCAGAGTACAGCTCCTCTGCCCTCCAGCTGATCCAAAAGGCATGTAGTCATTACTACTTCAATGTAACAGGAAACGTGGTGGCTCTCGCCAACGTCATCTGCATCTGT ACAATCTTGGTGCTGGATTCAGAAAAAACTGTAACTGAACGAAATGATTACTACATGGAG GTCATTAATTGGGCTTTTATCATCTACTATCTAATAGAGATGATACTGAAGCTGATTGCGCTCGGTTGGAAGGGTTACCTCTCTTACAAAAATAACATCTTTGACGGTTTCTTCACCGTCGTTCTGCTg ATCCTCCAGATTACAATTTTCGTTGTGTTCAAGATTAAAAATCCAAAATC GATGGCGTGCCAGGTCGGAGACATATCTTTATGGGAACTGGTGCGACTTGTCAACATGCTGATCGTCTTCCGTTTCCTCAGGATCATTCCAGAAATTAAG TTGATGGCTCTAGTGGCCAGTACTCTTGTGGACCTTGTGAAAAACCTGCGGGCTTTTGCCGGGATTCTGTTG GTGGTGTACTACGTGTATGCTGTTATTGGTATCTGGCTTTTCCAAGGAGCCATTACTCCTCCAAGTTcaag CAGTGGGAATGGTACATCCAACTTCACCATGGAGTGTGGCTCCTACGAACAGCTGGAGTATTGGCCGAACAACTTCGATGACTTCGCT TCATCCTTAGTTCTGCTGTATGACGTGATGGTGGTGAATAACTGGCAGGTCTTTATGGATGCTTACACAAGATATACCACTGA GTGGTCGAAGGTGTACTTTGTATCCTGGTGGTTCACCTCGTCTGTCATGTGGGTCAATTTGTTTGTGGCTCTGATTTTGGAG AACTTCACCTACAAATGGGACAAGAGTTATGCGCTGAGTGTATCAGATGTGGAGAGGACAAACTATGAGGTCCCAGTGCAGGTCATGTTCAG AGAGCACATCCAAGAGCCAAGTCTAGAGGATGTAGAGAACCAACTTCAGTGTCTCCCACATCTTCATCTTCCTCGCTGGTCCCTGCAGTCACACAGTCCTTAA